A section of the Tenrec ecaudatus isolate mTenEca1 chromosome 10, mTenEca1.hap1, whole genome shotgun sequence genome encodes:
- the CAMSAP1 gene encoding calmodulin-regulated spectrin-associated protein 1 isoform X5 has product MESDDTPVTDSDLSCAPVKMSPHMAMIDALMMAYTVEMISIEKVVASVKRFSTFSASKELPYDLEDAMVFWINKVNLKMREIAEKEVRLKPQLLESPAHQKSPSKWYWKLVPVRYRREHPSSRHLPHFPLLEDLMKDGSDGAALLTVVHYYCPEHMRLDDICLKEVTSMADSLYNLRLLREFSNEYLSKCCHLTLEDLLYAPLVLKPNLMVFIAELFWWFENVKPDFVQPRDLQEPRDTKAVLHPKSSRAPVPISNATKRSFMASPAPPSPADPPPPTEACARAHLHSEDPDCLGRGTSTFSPSYPLLPLRQRQQKTLQGDDGPDQRHRSNSLTRADGQPCAAAMAWSEMKARPVSQPAPFALHYSVGGDGDLGSGDSVSLARSISKDSLASNIISLTPQNQPHPPMATAATKTNGKSLLSHVNMEDEDEELVAVIRTEATALGTGVPGPGTSPRASPRALDATSRPDGFFLEPLMPAVLRPAKEKQAVTKEDERGEGRSRGHQPVARRKAASSHGGRDLNRTFTPISSSEFAAGVDAELPEAGVRLAGTPGEACGLPLASGGSHPLPREQAADGFFLHVARAAEEPEGRLGVLCSPDSEPWTVLRQDSDSDLEDGAGEEESAKLQEDMQVREHEDKDDASGRSSPCLSSVSQLSGVSVASGSVRMTSFAERKFQRLNSYETKSSTSSSQKTTPDASESGPAPLTTWRQKREQSPSGQGRDHASLLASELAQLHMQLEEKRRAIEAQKKKMEALSARQRLKLGKAAFLHVVRKGKADSGPQPLRPEHGPHNGEAAVEAGPGTDGLLSETRLRKEGKVLEEGLGEVLDVSEGDLSIEKLSETISTLQQAILKISQQQEQLLTKPPALPVLAPKSGAPDHKGKAAIHFPEPLSPPGMTAHRKPPRLGQARSSRAGRPTELKVPRERLQGTSRGKTPTPSAEGPPHLRSAPVGSHTRTPPDPGQDGPGADGCEPPDALRFDPHRLHDASNQRAPRDPNVLAEALAELPAKGGGPGEEPLRGRASLIQVDLADLKAPDGDGDRDQDGEVHNGSGGLAGDSDQKLGLGFFFKDEQKAEDELARKRAAFLLKQQRKAEEARARKQQLEAEGELKRDEARRKAEEDRIRKEEEKARRELIKQEYLRRKQQQAALEEQGLGKPKARPRKPRPKSAHREESCSDSGAKGSSTPDNLSRAQSGSSLSLASAATTEPESVHSGGTPSQRVESLEALPTLSRNPSRSTDRDWETASAASSLASVAEYTGPKLFKEPSSKSNKPIIHNAISHCCLAGKVNEPHKNSILEELEKCDANHYIILFRDAGCQFRALYCYYPDTEEMDKLTGTGPKSVTRKMVDKLYKYSSDRKQFTLIPAKTMSVSVDALTIHNHLWQPKRPAAPKKTQTRK; this is encoded by the exons GTGAATCTGAAGATGCGTGAGATCGCTGAGAAGGAAGTGAGGCTCAAGCCGCAACTGTTGGAGAGCCCGGCTCACCAGAAG TCTCCCTCCAAGTGGTACTGGAAGCTGGTGCCT GTCCGCTATCGGCGAGAGCACCCGTCCAGTCGGCACTTACCCCACTTCCCGCTGCTGGAGGATCTGATGAAGGACGGCAGTGATGGTGCTGCCCTCCTCACGGTGGTCCACTACTACTGCCCCGAGCACATGAGGCTGGACG ACATCTGCTTGAAGGAGGTGACATCGATGGCCGACAGCCTGTATAACCTCCGGCTCCTGAGAGAGTTCTCCAACGAGTACCTGAGCAAGTGCTGCCACCTCACCTTAGAGGACCTGCTGTATGCACCCCTAGTGCTGAAG CCCAACCTCATGGTGTTCATCGCGGAGCTCTTCTGGTGGTTTGAGAACGTCAAGCCCGACTTCGTCCAGCCCAGGGACCTGCAGGAGCCGAGGGACA CTAAAGCTGTGTTGCACCCCAAGAGCAGCCGGGCCCCTGTGCCCATCTCCAATGCCACCAAGCGCAGCTTCATGGCCAGCCCGGCCCCCCCAAGCCCAGCTGACCCACCGCCACCCACTGAGGCCTGTGCCCGGGCCCACCTGCACTCTGAGGACCCTGACTGTCT TGGAAGAGGGACGTCCACCTTCAGTCCATCTTATCCGTTGCTGCCGCTGAGGCAGAGGCAGCAGAAGACCCTGCAGGGGGACGACGGCCCCG ATCAGAGACACCGGTCCAACTCCCTGACGAGAGCAGACGGGCAGCCTTGTGCTGCGGCCATGGCGTGGTCCGAGATGAAGGCCAG GCCCGTCTCTCAGCCTGCTCCCTTTGCCCTTCATTATTCAGTCGGCGGTGACGGGGACCTGGGCTCTGGGGACAGTGTCAGCCTAGCTCGGTCCATCAGCAAAGACAGCCTGGCGTCCAATATCATCAGTCTCACACCCCAGAACCAGCCCCACCCCCCCATGGCCACCGCAGCCACCAAGACCAACGGGAAGAGCTTGCTGAGCCACGTCAACATGGAGGACGAGGACGAGGAGCTGGTGGCCGTCATCAGGACAGAGGCCACCGCCCTCGGGACTGGTGTGCCAGGGCCAGGCACCTCCCCGCGGGCCTCGCCCAGGGCTCTGGACGCCACCAGCAGGCCTGACGGTTTCTTCTTGGAGCCGCTGATGCCAGCTGTGCTCAGGCCGGCGAAGGAGAAGCAGGCTGTCACCAAGGAGGATGAGCGGGGGGAGGGGCGGTCCCGcggccaccagcctgtggcccgCAGGAAAGCTGCCAGCAGTCACGGTGGCCGGGACCTGAACCGGACTTTTACCCCCATTTCCTCCTCGGAGTTCGCAGCAGGCGTGGATGCCGAGCTCCCGGAGGCGGGAGTCCGTTTGGCGGGGACTCCGGGTGAGGCGTGCGGCCTGCCTCTGGCCAGCGGCGGCTCCCACCCCCTTCCTCGGGAGCAGGCGGCCGACGGCTTCTTCCTGCACGTCGCCAGGGCTGCAGAGGAGCCCGAGGGCAGGCTGGGTGTGCTGTGCTCGCCGGACTCTGAGCCGTGGACGGTCCTGAGGCAGGACTCCGACTCTGACCTGGAGGACGGCGCCGGCGAGGAGGAGTCGGCGAAGCTGCAGGAGGACATGCAGGTGAGGGAGCACGAGGACAAGGACGACGCCAGCGGCCGCTCCAGCCCCTGCCTCAGCTCCGTCTCGCAGCTCAGCGGTGTGTCCGTGGCCAGCGGGAGCGTGAGGATGACCAGCTTTGCTGAGAGGAAGTTCCAGAGGCTCAACAGCTATGAGACCAAGTccagcaccagcagctcccagaAGACCACGCCCGATGCGTCCGAGAGTGGCCCCGCGCCCCTGACCACCTGGAGGCAGAAGCGTGAGCAGAGCCCAAGCGGGCAGGGCCGGGACCACGCCAGCCTGCTGGCCTCGGAGCTGGCGCAGCTGCACATGCAGCTGGAGGAGAAGCGGCGGGCCATCGAGGCCCAGAAGAAGAAGATGGAGGCGCTGTCGGCCCGGCAGCGCCTTAAGCTGGGGAAGGCCGCCTTCTTGCACGTGGTGAGGAAGGGCAAGGCCGACAGCGGCCCCCAGCCCCTCCGGCCAGAGCACGGGCCCCACAACGGGGAGGCAGCCGTTGAGGCTGGGCCGGGCACAGACGGGCTGCTCTCTGAGACCCGGCTGCGGAAGGAGGGCAAGGTGCTGGAGGAGGGCCTGGGCGAGGTGCTGGACGTCAGCGAGGGTGACTTGTCCATTGAGAAGCTCAGTGAGACCATCAGCACGCTGCAGCAGGCCATCCTGAAGATCTCCCAGCAGCAGGAGCAGCTGCTCACTAAGCCCCCTGCCCTGCCCGTGCTGGCACCCAAGAGTGGCGCCCCGGACCACAAGGGGAAGGCGGCCATCCACTTCCCCGAGCCACTGTCCCCCCCGGGCATGACTGCACACCGCAAGCCCCCACGCCTAGGCCAGGCACGGAGCTCCCGGGCAGGACGGCCCACGGAGCTGAAAGTGCCCAGGGAGCGGCTGCAGGGTACCTCCCGGGGCAAGACCCCAACGCCCAGTGCTGAGGGCCCCCCACACCTGCGGTCGGCACCCGTGGGCAGCCACACCAGGACACCCCCCGACCCGGGCCAGGATGGCCCTGGTGCTGACGGGTGTGAGCCCCCCGATGCACTGCGCTTCGACCCGCACAGACTGCATGACGCCAGCAACCAGCGCGCCCCCAGGGACCCCAACGTCCTGGCCGAGGCGCTAGCTGAGCTCCCAGCGAAGGGGGGTGGCCCCGGGGAGGAGCCGCTGCGTGGCAGGGCCAGCCTCATCCAGGTGGACCTTGCTGACCTCAAGGCGCCCGACGGGGACGGGGACCGGGACCAGGATGGGGAAGTCCACAATGGCTCTGGGGGCCTGGCCGGCGACAGTGACCAGAAGCTCGGGCTCGGCTTCTTCTTCAAG GACGAGCAGAAGGCGGAGGACGAGCTGGCCAGGAAGCGGGCGGCCTTCCTCCTGAAGCAGCAGCGCAAGGCCgaggaggcgcgggcgcgcaagCAGCAGCTGGAGGCTGAGGGGGAACTCAAGCGGGACGAGGCCCG GCGCAAAGCGGAGGAAGACCGGAtccggaaggaggaggagaaggcgcGGCGTGAGCTCATCAAGCAGGAGTACCTGCGCCGGAAGCAGCAGCAGGCGGCCCTGGAGGAGCAGGGCCTGGGCAAGCCCAAGGCCAGGCCCAGGAAGCCTCGGCCCAAGTCTGCCCACCGCGAGGAGTCGTGCAGCGACTCAGGCGCCAAGGGCTCCTCCACGC CCGACAACCTGAGCCGTGCCCAGTCGGGATCCAGCCTGTCCTTGGCGTCGGCTGCCACGACCGAGCCAGAGAGCGTCCACTCAGGGGGCACTCCATCCCAGCG AGTGGAGTCGCTGGAAGCCCTGCCCACACTGAGCCGGAACCCGAGCAGGAGCACAGACCGAGACTGGGAGACGGCGTCTGCCGCGTCTTCCCTCGCCTCCGTGGCCGAGTACACAG GTCCCAAGCTCTTCAAGGAACCCAGCAGCAAGTCGAACAAGCCCATCATCCACAACGCCATCTCGCACTGTTGCCTGGCCGGGAAGGTCAACGAGCCGCACAAGAACTCCATCCTGGAG GAGCTAGAAAAGTGTGACGCCAACCACTACATCATCCTGTTCCGAGACGCCGGCTGTCAGTTCCGGGCCCTCTACTGCTACTACCCCGACACCGAGGAGATGGACAAGCTGACCGGCACGGGGCCCAAGAGTGTCACCAGGAAGATGGTGGACAAACTCTACAAGTACAGCTCGGACCGCAAGCAGTTCACCCTGATCCCTGCCAAGACCATGTCCGTCAGCGTGGACGCGCTCACCATCCACAACCACCTGTGGCAGCCCAAGCGGCCGGCCGCACCCAAGAAGACGCAGACTCGCAAATGA
- the CAMSAP1 gene encoding calmodulin-regulated spectrin-associated protein 1 isoform X6 — MRLDDICLKEVTSMADSLYNLRLLREFSNEYLSKCCHLTLEDLLYAPLVLKPNLMVFIAELFWWFENVKPDFVQPRDLQEPRDTKAVLHPKSSRAPVPISNATKRSFMASPAPPSPADPPPPTEACARAHLHSEDPDCLGRGTSTFSPSYPLLPLRQRQQKTLQGDDGPDQRHRSNSLTRADGQPCAAAMAWSEMKARPVSQPAPFALHYSVGGDGDLGSGDSVSLARSISKDSLASNIISLTPQNQPHPPMATAATKTNGKSLLSHVNMEDEDEELVAVIRTEATALGTGVPGPGTSPRASPRALDATSRPDGFFLEPLMPAVLRPAKEKQAVTKEDERGEGRSRGHQPVARRKAASSHGGRDLNRTFTPISSSEFAAGVDAELPEAGVRLAGTPGEACGLPLASGGSHPLPREQAADGFFLHVARAAEEPEGRLGVLCSPDSEPWTVLRQDSDSDLEDGAGEEESAKLQEDMQVREHEDKDDASGRSSPCLSSVSQLSGVSVASGSVRMTSFAERKFQRLNSYETKSSTSSSQKTTPDASESGPAPLTTWRQKREQSPSGQGRDHASLLASELAQLHMQLEEKRRAIEAQKKKMEALSARQRLKLGKAAFLHVVRKGKADSGPQPLRPEHGPHNGEAAVEAGPGTDGLLSETRLRKEGKVLEEGLGEVLDVSEGDLSIEKLSETISTLQQAILKISQQQEQLLTKPPALPVLAPKSGAPDHKGKAAIHFPEPLSPPGMTAHRKPPRLGQARSSRAGRPTELKVPRERLQGTSRGKTPTPSAEGPPHLRSAPVGSHTRTPPDPGQDGPGADGCEPPDALRFDPHRLHDASNQRAPRDPNVLAEALAELPAKGGGPGEEPLRGRASLIQVDLADLKAPDGDGDRDQDGEVHNGSGGLAGDSDQKLGLGFFFKDEQKAEDELARKRAAFLLKQQRKAEEARARKQQLEAEGELKRDEARRKAEEDRIRKEEEKARRELIKQEYLRRKQQQAALEEQGLGKPKARPRKPRPKSAHREESCSDSGAKGSSTPDNLSRAQSGSSLSLASAATTEPESVHSGGTPSQRVESLEALPTLSRNPSRSTDRDWETASAASSLASVAEYTGPKLFKEPSSKSNKPIIHNAISHCCLAGKVNEPHKNSILEELEKCDANHYIILFRDAGCQFRALYCYYPDTEEMDKLTGTGPKSVTRKMVDKLYKYSSDRKQFTLIPAKTMSVSVDALTIHNHLWQPKRPAAPKKTQTRK; from the exons ATGAGGCTGGACG ACATCTGCTTGAAGGAGGTGACATCGATGGCCGACAGCCTGTATAACCTCCGGCTCCTGAGAGAGTTCTCCAACGAGTACCTGAGCAAGTGCTGCCACCTCACCTTAGAGGACCTGCTGTATGCACCCCTAGTGCTGAAG CCCAACCTCATGGTGTTCATCGCGGAGCTCTTCTGGTGGTTTGAGAACGTCAAGCCCGACTTCGTCCAGCCCAGGGACCTGCAGGAGCCGAGGGACA CTAAAGCTGTGTTGCACCCCAAGAGCAGCCGGGCCCCTGTGCCCATCTCCAATGCCACCAAGCGCAGCTTCATGGCCAGCCCGGCCCCCCCAAGCCCAGCTGACCCACCGCCACCCACTGAGGCCTGTGCCCGGGCCCACCTGCACTCTGAGGACCCTGACTGTCT TGGAAGAGGGACGTCCACCTTCAGTCCATCTTATCCGTTGCTGCCGCTGAGGCAGAGGCAGCAGAAGACCCTGCAGGGGGACGACGGCCCCG ATCAGAGACACCGGTCCAACTCCCTGACGAGAGCAGACGGGCAGCCTTGTGCTGCGGCCATGGCGTGGTCCGAGATGAAGGCCAG GCCCGTCTCTCAGCCTGCTCCCTTTGCCCTTCATTATTCAGTCGGCGGTGACGGGGACCTGGGCTCTGGGGACAGTGTCAGCCTAGCTCGGTCCATCAGCAAAGACAGCCTGGCGTCCAATATCATCAGTCTCACACCCCAGAACCAGCCCCACCCCCCCATGGCCACCGCAGCCACCAAGACCAACGGGAAGAGCTTGCTGAGCCACGTCAACATGGAGGACGAGGACGAGGAGCTGGTGGCCGTCATCAGGACAGAGGCCACCGCCCTCGGGACTGGTGTGCCAGGGCCAGGCACCTCCCCGCGGGCCTCGCCCAGGGCTCTGGACGCCACCAGCAGGCCTGACGGTTTCTTCTTGGAGCCGCTGATGCCAGCTGTGCTCAGGCCGGCGAAGGAGAAGCAGGCTGTCACCAAGGAGGATGAGCGGGGGGAGGGGCGGTCCCGcggccaccagcctgtggcccgCAGGAAAGCTGCCAGCAGTCACGGTGGCCGGGACCTGAACCGGACTTTTACCCCCATTTCCTCCTCGGAGTTCGCAGCAGGCGTGGATGCCGAGCTCCCGGAGGCGGGAGTCCGTTTGGCGGGGACTCCGGGTGAGGCGTGCGGCCTGCCTCTGGCCAGCGGCGGCTCCCACCCCCTTCCTCGGGAGCAGGCGGCCGACGGCTTCTTCCTGCACGTCGCCAGGGCTGCAGAGGAGCCCGAGGGCAGGCTGGGTGTGCTGTGCTCGCCGGACTCTGAGCCGTGGACGGTCCTGAGGCAGGACTCCGACTCTGACCTGGAGGACGGCGCCGGCGAGGAGGAGTCGGCGAAGCTGCAGGAGGACATGCAGGTGAGGGAGCACGAGGACAAGGACGACGCCAGCGGCCGCTCCAGCCCCTGCCTCAGCTCCGTCTCGCAGCTCAGCGGTGTGTCCGTGGCCAGCGGGAGCGTGAGGATGACCAGCTTTGCTGAGAGGAAGTTCCAGAGGCTCAACAGCTATGAGACCAAGTccagcaccagcagctcccagaAGACCACGCCCGATGCGTCCGAGAGTGGCCCCGCGCCCCTGACCACCTGGAGGCAGAAGCGTGAGCAGAGCCCAAGCGGGCAGGGCCGGGACCACGCCAGCCTGCTGGCCTCGGAGCTGGCGCAGCTGCACATGCAGCTGGAGGAGAAGCGGCGGGCCATCGAGGCCCAGAAGAAGAAGATGGAGGCGCTGTCGGCCCGGCAGCGCCTTAAGCTGGGGAAGGCCGCCTTCTTGCACGTGGTGAGGAAGGGCAAGGCCGACAGCGGCCCCCAGCCCCTCCGGCCAGAGCACGGGCCCCACAACGGGGAGGCAGCCGTTGAGGCTGGGCCGGGCACAGACGGGCTGCTCTCTGAGACCCGGCTGCGGAAGGAGGGCAAGGTGCTGGAGGAGGGCCTGGGCGAGGTGCTGGACGTCAGCGAGGGTGACTTGTCCATTGAGAAGCTCAGTGAGACCATCAGCACGCTGCAGCAGGCCATCCTGAAGATCTCCCAGCAGCAGGAGCAGCTGCTCACTAAGCCCCCTGCCCTGCCCGTGCTGGCACCCAAGAGTGGCGCCCCGGACCACAAGGGGAAGGCGGCCATCCACTTCCCCGAGCCACTGTCCCCCCCGGGCATGACTGCACACCGCAAGCCCCCACGCCTAGGCCAGGCACGGAGCTCCCGGGCAGGACGGCCCACGGAGCTGAAAGTGCCCAGGGAGCGGCTGCAGGGTACCTCCCGGGGCAAGACCCCAACGCCCAGTGCTGAGGGCCCCCCACACCTGCGGTCGGCACCCGTGGGCAGCCACACCAGGACACCCCCCGACCCGGGCCAGGATGGCCCTGGTGCTGACGGGTGTGAGCCCCCCGATGCACTGCGCTTCGACCCGCACAGACTGCATGACGCCAGCAACCAGCGCGCCCCCAGGGACCCCAACGTCCTGGCCGAGGCGCTAGCTGAGCTCCCAGCGAAGGGGGGTGGCCCCGGGGAGGAGCCGCTGCGTGGCAGGGCCAGCCTCATCCAGGTGGACCTTGCTGACCTCAAGGCGCCCGACGGGGACGGGGACCGGGACCAGGATGGGGAAGTCCACAATGGCTCTGGGGGCCTGGCCGGCGACAGTGACCAGAAGCTCGGGCTCGGCTTCTTCTTCAAG GACGAGCAGAAGGCGGAGGACGAGCTGGCCAGGAAGCGGGCGGCCTTCCTCCTGAAGCAGCAGCGCAAGGCCgaggaggcgcgggcgcgcaagCAGCAGCTGGAGGCTGAGGGGGAACTCAAGCGGGACGAGGCCCG GCGCAAAGCGGAGGAAGACCGGAtccggaaggaggaggagaaggcgcGGCGTGAGCTCATCAAGCAGGAGTACCTGCGCCGGAAGCAGCAGCAGGCGGCCCTGGAGGAGCAGGGCCTGGGCAAGCCCAAGGCCAGGCCCAGGAAGCCTCGGCCCAAGTCTGCCCACCGCGAGGAGTCGTGCAGCGACTCAGGCGCCAAGGGCTCCTCCACGC CCGACAACCTGAGCCGTGCCCAGTCGGGATCCAGCCTGTCCTTGGCGTCGGCTGCCACGACCGAGCCAGAGAGCGTCCACTCAGGGGGCACTCCATCCCAGCG AGTGGAGTCGCTGGAAGCCCTGCCCACACTGAGCCGGAACCCGAGCAGGAGCACAGACCGAGACTGGGAGACGGCGTCTGCCGCGTCTTCCCTCGCCTCCGTGGCCGAGTACACAG GTCCCAAGCTCTTCAAGGAACCCAGCAGCAAGTCGAACAAGCCCATCATCCACAACGCCATCTCGCACTGTTGCCTGGCCGGGAAGGTCAACGAGCCGCACAAGAACTCCATCCTGGAG GAGCTAGAAAAGTGTGACGCCAACCACTACATCATCCTGTTCCGAGACGCCGGCTGTCAGTTCCGGGCCCTCTACTGCTACTACCCCGACACCGAGGAGATGGACAAGCTGACCGGCACGGGGCCCAAGAGTGTCACCAGGAAGATGGTGGACAAACTCTACAAGTACAGCTCGGACCGCAAGCAGTTCACCCTGATCCCTGCCAAGACCATGTCCGTCAGCGTGGACGCGCTCACCATCCACAACCACCTGTGGCAGCCCAAGCGGCCGGCCGCACCCAAGAAGACGCAGACTCGCAAATGA